The Colletotrichum higginsianum IMI 349063 chromosome 2, whole genome shotgun sequence genome has a segment encoding these proteins:
- a CDS encoding Meiosis protein mei2 codes for MVRNCFKSDKVAEISYATIQGKDCLVQKFRNSSVMLEAAHYRPKLFYTSNGPVPDLAGEEEPFPRPDNQSKMKRSCENAEHVGLFTPNAGQHFRDEQRRRRSQYDRGTRLAALEEHDFEASMQSYMYHSQ; via the exons ATGGTCAGGAATTGTTTCAAGAGCGACAAGGTCGCCGAGATTTCCTATGCTA CTATCCAGGGCAAAGACTGTCTCGTTCAAAAATTTAGGAACAGCTCCGTGATGTTGGAAGCCGCGCACTATCGCCCAAAG TTATTCTACACCTCCAACGGACCAGTTCCTGATCTggcgggagaggaggaaCCGTTTCCGCGGCCAGACAACCAGTCCAAGATGAAGCGAAGCTGCGAAAATGCTGAGCACGTTG GGCTTTTCACACCCAACGCTGGTCAGCATTTCCGTGACGAgcagcgtcgccggcgctCGCAGTACGACCGAGGTACGAGACTGGCCGCGCTCGAGGAGCATGACTTCGAAGCCTCGATGCAGTCGTACATGTACCATTCACAGTAG
- a CDS encoding Sad1 unc domain protein, producing the protein MWSHSRGYPCNRLGFFAKILALLCAQASSQSAFPDGSVVGLQSGNCEFKTINYITHTLPQQCLRTSWPGDKVTADGAIPTNDSTRTLPQDSTYQATPMPEFSATGHSETAVTSNPSFKDTAIDDESTPRPFMSFEDWKEMMLRKAGQDPSELKSRKTADRGMETDRATKDLGLDSLGDDGEIDINFDVVSEKISNIASAPQATATEVATSEQQQDPVLYDDGRTQYYRSKDAGKTCKERFSYSSFDAGATVLKTNQGAKNAKAILLENKDSYMLLECSAENKFVIVELSDDILVDTVVLANFEFFSSMIRHFRVSVSDRYPVKVDKWKDLGTFEAKNSRDIQPFLVQNPLIWAKYVRIEFLTHYGNEFYCPVSLLRVHGTRMLESWKDQETAAEDEEVVDEPLAELTGPASGNAVGESIDGQENATMAAVEETAQDISSDVSADPQMPSHIFRPSEGGNPSCLRPISSVYPSSTNPTGTESQRIHQDSDHVAGQVSCDMERSTDQHPQNKSTSVSAPDPRYAERHPTPSSAPALSAGAHASSANTEAKTGGPGDNTSSTKASPQATPPVRNKNNSTAAAASPTVQESFFKAVSKRLQYLESNVSLSLKYIEDQSRSLQETQLLAERKQLSRIDVFLDSLNHTVLSELRAVRQQYDQIWQSTVIALESQREQSQRETVALSSRLNILADEVVFQKRMAIVQAILLLSCLILVIFSRAMTQPILTGSFDLGRSPSLNHPLPGPTTERRLSGAYIPRYDTFGRPLDNSIPGESDPSDRNPGVRRSLPTVPARLLTPTSDSGYSRCADANVTPELLPVEEFMESDPDGSYRDSSPGSDVRSPDDEAFMAENAKLDGHGFSDEGPVESTPAVLVDSLLETDSTSVYPSKHRGNLPSTIRKPLPALPEYPL; encoded by the coding sequence ATGTGGTCTCACTCTCGTGGCTATCCGTGTAACCGCCTTGGTTTCTTCGCAAAGATACTGGCCCTACTTTGTGCGCAAGCATCAAGCCAGTCAGCGTTCCCCGATGGCTCTGTTGTTGGCTTGCAATCGGGCAATTGCGAATTTAAAACGATCAACTATATTACCCATACGCTCCCGCAACAATGCCTGAGAACGAGCTGGCCGGGTGACAAGGTGACTGCCGATGGTGCAATTCCTACCAACGACAGCACGCGAACCTTGCCCCAAGACTCAACATATCAAGCGACGCCCATGCCGGAGTTCTCGGCGACCGGGCACTCTGAAACAGCCGTCACCTCGAACCCATCCTTCAAAGATACTGCGATTGATGACGAATCTACTCCAAGACCGTTCATGTCATTTGAAGATTGGAAGGAGATGATGCTGCGCAAGGCCGGACAAGACCCTTCAGAACTCAAGTCtcggaagacggccgaccGTGGTATGGAGACCGACAGGGCCACGAAGGACTTGGGTCTAGATAGCCTCGGAGACGATGGCGAGATTGATATCAACTTTGACGTCGTATCAGAAAAGATTAGCAACATCGCATCAGCACCCCAAGCGACAGCCACCGAAGTCGCAACGTCTGAACAACAGCAAGACCCAGTTTTGTACGACGATGGCCGGACTCAATATTACCGAAGCAAGGATGCAGGAAAAACTTGCAAAGAAAGGTTTTCCTATTCCTCTTTTGATGCAGGTGCAACAGTACTCAAGACCAATCAAGGGGCAAAGAATGCCAAAGCAATCCTTCTTGAGAATAAGGATTCATACATGCTGCTAGAATGCTCAGCTGAGAACAAGTTTGTCATTGTTGAGCTCAGTGATGACATTCTGGTTGACACAGTGGTACTGGCCAACTTTGAATTCTTCTCGAGCATGATACGGCACTTCCGAGTCAGCGTGAGCGACAGGTATCCTGTCAAAGTCGATAAATGGAAAGATCTTGGCACCTTTGAGGCAAAGAACTCTCGGGACATCCAGCCTTTTCTCGTCCAAAACCCTCTGATATGGGCAAAATATGTCAGGATTGAGTTTCTGACACACTACGGCAATGAATTTTATTGCCCTGTCTCCCTCCTTCGCGTTCATGGTACACGGATGCTTGAGTCTTGGAAGGATCAGGAaacggcggccgaggacgaggaggtggtTGACGAACCCCTTGCCGAACTGACCGGACCCGCGAGTGGCAACGCGGTTGGTGAGAGCATTGACGGGCAAGAAAACGCAACGATGGCAGCTGTTGAAGAAACAGCTCAAGACATAAGCTCCGACGTCTCGGCGGATCCGCAGATGCCCAGTCACATATTTCGTCCCTCTGAGGGCGGAAACCCATCTTGCTTGAGACCAATCAGTTCTGTATATCCTTCGAGCACAAACCCAACGGGTACCGAATCACAGAGAATTCATCAGGATTCGGATCATGTCGCTGGCCAGGTCAGTTGTGACATGGAAAGGTCTACTGACCAGCATCCCCAGAACAAATCGACGTCTGTCTCAGCGCCGGATCCTCGCTACGCCGAGCGGCACCCAACGCCGTCCTCAGCACCGGCTCTGTCTGCTGGCGCACATGCAAGCAGTGCCAACACGGAGGCGAAGACGGGAGGACCAGGTGACAACACCTCTTCTACCAAGGCATCCCCACAAGCCACCCCACCGGTTCGGAACAAGAACAACTCAACTGCGGCGGCCGCATCTCCAACCGTCCAGGAAAGCTTCTTCAAAGCGGTCAGCAAGCGTCTCCAGTATCTCGAATCCAATGTTTCGTTGTCGCTCAAGTACATCGAGGACCAATCTCGGTCCTTGCAGGAGACTCAGCTACTGGCCGAGAGGAAACAGTTATCGCGAATAGACGTTTTCCTTGACAGCCTCAATCATACTGTACTTTCGGAGCTCCGGGCTGTCCGCCAACAGTACGACCAGATATGGCAGTCCACTGTCATTGCGCTAGAGAGTCAGCGGGAGCAATCCCAGAGGGAGACGGTGGCTCTCAGCTCCCGGCTTAACATCCTTGCTGACGAGGTTGTCTTTCAGAAGCGGATGGCGATAGTACAGGCGATACTACTCCTTTCATGCCTCATACTAGTCATATTCTCCCGAGCAATGACCCAGCCCATCCTGACAGGTTCCTTTGACCTTGGAAGGTCTCCGAGCCTCAACCACCCGCTACCTGGCCCTACCACAGAGCGCCGCCTTAGTGGTGCGTACATCCCCAGGTATGACACATTCGGACGGCCGCTCGACAACAGCATTCCTGGCGAAAGTGACCCTTCCGACAGGAATCCGGGTGTCCGCCGATCCCTACCAACAGTGCCAGCACGGCTCCTGACGCCGACATCGGATTCTGGGTACAGTCGCTGCGCAGACGCGAACGTGACACCTGAGCTGCTTCCAGTGGAAGAATTCATGGAGAGTGATCCCGACGGCAGCTACCGCGACTCTTCACCCGGCTCCGACGTCCGCTCCCCTGATGATGAAGCATTCATGGCAGAGAATGCCAAACTGGATGGGCATGGATTTTCAGATGAGGGTCCAGTCGAATCGACCCCAGCAGTCCTTGTGGACTCATTGCTAGAGACAGATTCTACCTCTGTGTATCCATCCAAACACCGCGGAAACCTTCCTTCTACGATTCGCAAACCGCTCCCGGCTTTGCCCGAGTACCCTCTTTAA